In one window of Chryseobacterium sp. JV274 DNA:
- a CDS encoding DUF1572 domain-containing protein: MSPTLQLAKRFREVMLDGLWIANTNFKDQLSDVTWEQAVKKIDSLNTIAMLTSHIDYYIAGIVNVFEGGDLEIKDKFSFDLPPIESQEQWEGLLNKLWIDSEKFAALLEQMPESKLDEVFVDEKYGTYRRNIDGMIEHSYYHLGQITLIKKLLKN, translated from the coding sequence TTCAGAGAAGTTATGCTGGATGGTCTCTGGATCGCCAATACTAATTTTAAAGACCAGCTTTCAGACGTTACCTGGGAACAGGCGGTGAAGAAGATTGATTCTTTAAATACCATTGCTATGCTCACTTCTCACATTGATTATTATATTGCAGGCATCGTCAATGTTTTTGAAGGAGGTGATCTCGAGATCAAAGATAAATTCAGTTTTGATCTTCCTCCCATAGAGTCTCAGGAACAATGGGAAGGATTGTTAAATAAACTTTGGATAGATTCTGAAAAGTTTGCAGCATTACTCGAACAGATGCCTGAATCTAAGCTTGATGAGGTATTTGTTGATGAAAAGTACGGGACTTACCGAAGAAATATTGACGGAATGATTGAACATAGCTATTATCATCTGGGACAGATTACTTTAATTAAAAAACTTTTGAAAAACTAA
- a CDS encoding M1 family metallopeptidase, whose product MRKSAAIIFAFIISQFQAQQGAYYQQAAKYKMDIDVNAEKFTYQGKQTLEYTNNSPDELNVVYFHLYWNAFKPNSMMDQRVTSQGKNGDGRLQKDGISRLASIPKDQEGAQNIHWIKQNGKDLKFEVQETIMKVYLAEPIKPNSTTTFTMDWDSVIPQQIRRSGRNNREGVDMTMTQWYPKIAEYDYDGWATFDYLGREFHAPFSDFDVTIKINKDYVVGAGGILENPTEVKGYDANAKIKTEKDKKATWKWTAKNILDFAWSADRDYSVESFNVPEGPKVYLVYQKNDKTKAWGESQPYITKYFQIMNTHFGKYVYPTYAFIQGGDGGMEYGMCTMILGEAKSVKDLMGLMAHEGSHSWYQQMLATNESVRPWMDEGFTSYAEGYTMYQLFPEDLPNPFAKTLDAYRNFIKKGIEEPAVWLGDHHDNGTAYTYASYVKGELYLVQLGYIMGEQNLAETLKQYYDQWSMKHPSDRDFLHIAQKVSGMDLKWFHNYWINTTKTIDYGIKDVKYDAKSTTITLINNGQVPMPIDFGVMTTDKKVVTYQIPLNMTHTWKQKDIYGDLKTMPYWPWTQKEYTLTIPYTKSQLSVLGIDLSQRIADVNMENNFVEVK is encoded by the coding sequence ATGAGAAAATCGGCTGCAATCATTTTTGCGTTTATCATTTCACAATTTCAGGCTCAGCAAGGAGCTTATTATCAGCAGGCTGCGAAGTACAAGATGGATATTGATGTTAATGCTGAAAAATTTACCTATCAGGGAAAACAGACTTTAGAATACACCAACAACTCACCGGATGAGCTGAATGTAGTGTATTTCCATCTATATTGGAATGCCTTCAAACCTAATTCCATGATGGATCAGAGAGTGACTTCCCAAGGCAAAAATGGTGACGGAAGGTTGCAGAAAGATGGTATTTCCAGGCTGGCTTCCATTCCAAAAGATCAGGAAGGTGCTCAGAATATCCACTGGATTAAACAAAATGGGAAAGATCTGAAATTTGAAGTTCAGGAAACCATTATGAAAGTATATCTGGCAGAACCTATCAAACCGAATTCTACAACTACTTTTACGATGGATTGGGATTCTGTGATTCCTCAGCAGATCAGAAGAAGCGGAAGAAACAACAGGGAAGGAGTAGATATGACCATGACACAATGGTATCCGAAAATTGCAGAGTACGATTATGACGGCTGGGCAACTTTCGATTATCTGGGAAGAGAATTCCATGCCCCATTCTCAGATTTTGATGTTACTATTAAAATCAACAAAGATTATGTTGTAGGAGCAGGAGGAATCCTTGAAAATCCGACAGAAGTAAAAGGCTATGATGCCAATGCTAAAATAAAAACTGAAAAAGACAAGAAAGCAACCTGGAAATGGACAGCGAAAAACATTCTTGATTTTGCCTGGAGTGCAGACAGAGATTATTCTGTAGAAAGCTTCAATGTTCCGGAAGGACCAAAAGTATATCTGGTATATCAGAAAAATGATAAAACAAAAGCATGGGGCGAATCACAGCCTTATATTACCAAATATTTCCAGATCATGAATACTCACTTTGGAAAATATGTATACCCAACATATGCATTTATCCAGGGAGGAGATGGCGGAATGGAATACGGAATGTGTACCATGATTTTAGGGGAAGCCAAAAGCGTTAAAGATCTAATGGGTTTAATGGCTCACGAAGGATCCCATTCGTGGTATCAGCAAATGCTTGCTACAAACGAATCTGTACGTCCGTGGATGGATGAAGGTTTCACGAGCTATGCAGAAGGTTACACGATGTATCAGTTGTTCCCTGAAGACCTTCCGAATCCTTTTGCTAAAACACTTGATGCTTACAGAAACTTTATTAAAAAAGGAATCGAAGAACCTGCGGTTTGGCTGGGAGATCATCATGATAATGGTACAGCTTATACATATGCATCTTATGTAAAAGGTGAGTTATACCTGGTACAGCTCGGATACATTATGGGAGAGCAGAATCTTGCAGAAACCTTAAAGCAATACTATGATCAGTGGAGCATGAAGCATCCTTCAGACAGGGATTTCCTTCACATTGCACAGAAAGTTTCAGGGATGGATCTGAAATGGTTTCATAATTACTGGATCAATACTACAAAGACCATTGATTATGGAATAAAGGATGTAAAATATGATGCAAAATCTACAACCATTACCTTAATTAACAATGGTCAGGTTCCAATGCCAATTGATTTTGGTGTGATGACAACGGACAAAAAAGTTGTTACTTACCAGATTCCGTTGAATATGACTCATACATGGAAACAGAAGGATATTTATGGGGATCTTAAAACAATGCCTTACTGGCCTTGGACTCAGAAAGAATACACCCTTACCATTCCTTATACAAAATCTCAATTATCTGTTCTTGGAATTGATTTAAGCCAGAGAATTGCTGATGTGAATATGGAGAATAATTTTGTAGAAGTAAAATAA
- a CDS encoding type III pantothenate kinase, protein MNSIVINVGNSNIRFGLFNGDNCDISWVINTKPYRTADELYAQILMLYQTYKIEPTEIDKVIIGSVVPQLTKVMSSGIKKIHGTTPVIVDRSTPSGVQAKSKQMGTDIYANLVAAHNLYPNRKKIVIDFGTALTASCVTETGETLGVIIAPGIVTSLNSLINQTAQLPDIELKKPKSVLGLDTVTCMQSGMVYGFLGMVEGFVNRINEEVNDDCFVVATGGVSHIYKPLTDKIHVMDRLHTLKGLYFLGKDL, encoded by the coding sequence ATGAATTCAATCGTAATAAACGTAGGAAACAGCAATATCAGATTTGGTCTTTTCAATGGTGATAATTGTGATATTTCGTGGGTAATCAATACAAAACCTTACAGAACAGCAGATGAGCTTTACGCACAGATACTGATGCTTTATCAAACCTATAAAATTGAGCCAACAGAAATCGATAAAGTAATTATCGGGTCAGTAGTACCTCAGCTTACCAAGGTAATGAGCTCCGGGATCAAAAAGATTCACGGAACTACTCCTGTAATTGTTGATAGGTCAACTCCTTCGGGAGTTCAGGCAAAATCTAAGCAGATGGGAACAGATATCTATGCAAATCTTGTGGCAGCACATAATCTGTACCCGAACAGGAAAAAAATTGTCATAGATTTCGGAACGGCTCTTACAGCCAGTTGTGTAACAGAAACAGGGGAGACACTGGGAGTTATTATTGCTCCGGGAATTGTAACCTCCCTAAATTCATTGATCAATCAGACTGCACAGCTTCCGGATATAGAACTGAAAAAGCCAAAATCTGTTTTGGGATTAGATACGGTAACCTGTATGCAAAGCGGAATGGTATATGGTTTCCTTGGAATGGTAGAAGGTTTTGTGAATCGTATCAACGAGGAGGTAAATGACGATTGTTTCGTAGTAGCAACAGGAGGTGTTTCCCATATCTATAAACCGCTGACAGATAAGATTCATGTGATGGACAGGCTTCATACATTGAAAGGTCTTTATTTCCTTGGGAAAGATTTATAA
- a CDS encoding GNAT family N-acetyltransferase — MEKFPIIETERLILSQLEEKDVPFIVEYLQHRIFSDLTSNIPYPYIENNARSWLKMSKEAFDNQTGYTFAIRNKEGHIIGAIGLHDRDDDKAELGYWIGMSYWNKGFVTEAAGAIVDFGFNDLGFHKIFATHFFHNPASGRIMEKIGMEQEAVLKQEIKKDGAYFDIVRYSIFKD; from the coding sequence ATGGAAAAATTTCCTATCATAGAAACCGAAAGACTGATTCTCTCACAGCTGGAAGAAAAGGATGTTCCTTTTATTGTTGAATATCTTCAGCATAGGATTTTTTCTGATCTTACCTCTAATATTCCTTATCCTTATATTGAAAATAATGCCAGATCGTGGCTGAAAATGTCAAAAGAAGCTTTTGATAATCAAACAGGATATACTTTTGCTATCCGGAATAAAGAAGGACATATCATAGGCGCTATTGGGCTGCATGATAGGGATGATGATAAAGCAGAGCTGGGATACTGGATAGGCATGTCTTACTGGAATAAAGGGTTTGTAACAGAAGCAGCAGGAGCAATTGTAGATTTTGGGTTTAATGACCTGGGTTTTCATAAAATATTTGCGACCCATTTTTTTCACAACCCGGCATCCGGAAGAATAATGGAAAAAATAGGAATGGAACAGGAAGCTGTTTTAAAACAGGAAATAAAGAAAGACGGAGCGTATTTTGATATAGTGAGATATTCTATTTTTAAAGACTGA
- a CDS encoding nucleoside deaminase, giving the protein MFTDEYYMKMALQEAEAALEKDEVPIGCVVVSNNRIIARAHNLTETLNDVTAHAEMQAITSAANFLGGKYLKDCTLYVTMEPCVMCSGALSWSQISKVVIGARDEQRGFINKHLSLHPKTEIITGIMEAECSSIVKDFFKSKR; this is encoded by the coding sequence ATGTTTACTGACGAATATTATATGAAAATGGCCCTGCAGGAAGCAGAAGCCGCTTTGGAAAAAGATGAGGTTCCTATCGGGTGTGTTGTAGTTTCCAATAACCGGATTATCGCAAGAGCCCACAATCTTACCGAAACCCTGAATGATGTTACCGCTCATGCAGAAATGCAGGCTATCACCTCAGCAGCAAATTTCCTTGGAGGAAAGTATTTAAAAGACTGTACATTGTATGTAACCATGGAACCATGTGTGATGTGCTCAGGAGCACTTTCCTGGTCTCAGATCTCAAAAGTAGTGATTGGTGCAAGGGATGAACAAAGAGGGTTTATCAATAAACATCTTTCTCTGCATCCGAAAACAGAAATTATTACAGGAATTATGGAAGCAGAATGCTCTTCTATTGTTAAAGATTTTTTTAAAAGTAAAAGATAA
- a CDS encoding helix-turn-helix transcriptional regulator — translation MKKDFYLTRYALIIKRLESSPATYSQLEEYLLNSFEFQDAEIKSYSIRTLQRDIREISNLFNLSIHNKKKGDNRYYIESRPIMEVDEYNQKLLESFQVSNALNLHPDFSDFIFFESRKPTGVEHFYDLFFAIRNKRVVSFEHYNYKNKLMTSRKVHPLALKESKDRWYLIAIDTKDKALKSFGLDRINYLDVAKNQFREKYKYNFREHFKNAFGVMNLTEQKPQNIVLKCSRHQGEYIRSFPLHQSQKETKENPEEIYFEFFLHPTYDFMQEILSYGKEVTVLEPKGLVDDIRNHLQESLNRYLES, via the coding sequence ATGAAGAAAGATTTTTATCTGACAAGATATGCCTTAATTATTAAAAGATTAGAAAGTTCTCCAGCTACCTATTCTCAGCTGGAGGAATATCTTCTAAACTCTTTTGAATTCCAGGATGCTGAGATCAAGAGCTACTCTATCCGTACTCTTCAGAGGGATATCCGGGAGATTTCCAATCTTTTTAATCTTTCCATTCACAACAAGAAAAAAGGGGACAACCGATACTATATTGAGAGCCGCCCGATCATGGAAGTGGATGAATACAACCAAAAATTACTGGAATCTTTCCAGGTAAGCAACGCCTTGAATCTTCATCCCGATTTTTCAGATTTTATCTTTTTTGAAAGCCGCAAACCCACTGGTGTGGAGCATTTTTATGACCTGTTCTTCGCCATCCGAAATAAAAGGGTTGTAAGTTTTGAACATTACAATTACAAAAACAAACTGATGACCTCAAGAAAAGTTCATCCTTTAGCCTTAAAAGAATCCAAAGACCGGTGGTATCTTATTGCCATCGACACAAAAGATAAAGCGTTGAAATCTTTCGGGCTTGATAGAATCAACTATCTTGACGTAGCAAAAAATCAGTTTAGAGAGAAGTACAAATATAATTTCAGAGAGCATTTCAAAAATGCATTCGGAGTAATGAATCTGACAGAGCAGAAACCACAGAATATTGTATTGAAATGCAGCCGCCATCAGGGAGAATATATCAGAAGCTTCCCTCTTCATCAATCTCAGAAAGAGACTAAAGAAAATCCGGAAGAGATTTATTTTGAGTTCTTCCTCCATCCAACTTATGACTTTATGCAAGAGATTCTTTCTTATGGAAAAGAAGTAACGGTTTTGGAACCTAAAGGTTTAGTTGATGATATCCGTAATCATTTGCAGGAATCTTTGAACCGCTATCTTGAAAGCTGA
- a CDS encoding leucine-rich repeat domain-containing protein: MKTKEELKLYFENGDIPKQEDFWEWQDAYWHKSERLNNSSLDLIIYDDFSYSPTDNTEITGTESTIVFPEGVKIIGGFSFSMPIKRISKIVFPKSLERIRTRAFNAQYLKGTLTIPGSCKIVESYAFASGVASVSKLVLENGIETIEDGAFQLSGSPITFLDIPNSVKFVGKNAFAISSLQTVAKPVGLDITEAGIPATATILDRFTE, from the coding sequence ATGAAAACAAAAGAAGAATTGAAACTCTATTTCGAGAATGGAGATATCCCAAAGCAAGAAGATTTTTGGGAATGGCAGGATGCCTATTGGCATAAGAGTGAAAGGCTAAACAACTCCTCATTGGATTTAATAATTTACGACGATTTCTCTTACTCTCCCACAGATAATACAGAGATTACCGGTACAGAATCTACAATAGTTTTTCCCGAAGGAGTCAAAATCATTGGAGGTTTTTCCTTTTCAATGCCCATCAAACGTATATCAAAAATTGTATTTCCAAAATCTCTGGAAAGAATAAGAACAAGGGCATTCAATGCACAATATCTGAAAGGGACTTTGACCATTCCCGGATCTTGTAAGATCGTAGAATCATATGCTTTCGCAAGTGGGGTTGCCAGTGTATCAAAACTTGTATTGGAGAATGGCATTGAAACTATTGAAGACGGAGCATTTCAATTATCAGGAAGTCCTATAACATTTTTAGACATTCCCAATTCGGTAAAGTTTGTAGGAAAAAATGCATTTGCTATTTCCTCTCTTCAGACCGTTGCAAAACCCGTGGGATTGGATATTACCGAAGCAGGTATTCCGGCAACAGCAACTATTCTGGATAGGTTCACAGAATAA
- a CDS encoding leucine-rich repeat domain-containing protein → MKTKEELKKYFENGDIPVQEEFWEWQNSYWHKDEKIDMRKVSGLENGTYNIIYADMDKDKNASMGFFLKRKVIIPSGALRIPNYFTMGAIITEIQIPEGIISIGENAFSGSQITSITIPDSVTEIQNLAFAGNKITSLRLPENLSVIGYGAFAGNELTDLIISQNLKIIEKSLFSSNKLTSVTLPDGVTEIREYAFGNNLLMAIQIPNSVLNIESGAFSGNKLTEVILGENTKYHMYSFDPEVTVTGGQLIN, encoded by the coding sequence ATGAAAACAAAAGAAGAATTAAAAAAATATTTCGAAAACGGAGACATTCCAGTGCAAGAAGAATTCTGGGAATGGCAAAACTCTTATTGGCATAAAGACGAGAAAATCGACATGAGAAAAGTCTCGGGACTTGAAAATGGTACATACAATATCATTTATGCTGACATGGATAAAGATAAAAATGCTTCAATGGGCTTTTTTTTAAAAAGAAAAGTAATCATACCATCCGGAGCTTTAAGAATCCCTAATTATTTTACAATGGGCGCCATAATAACAGAGATACAAATACCAGAAGGAATTATAAGTATTGGTGAGAACGCTTTTTCAGGTTCACAAATTACTTCCATTACCATCCCTGACAGTGTCACTGAAATTCAGAACCTGGCATTTGCGGGCAACAAAATAACCTCCCTCCGGCTTCCTGAAAATCTATCCGTGATTGGCTATGGTGCATTTGCGGGCAATGAACTTACAGACCTTATCATTTCCCAGAATCTTAAAATTATTGAAAAATCCTTATTCAGCTCTAATAAACTTACTTCCGTAACCCTACCTGATGGTGTTACAGAAATCAGAGAGTATGCATTCGGAAACAACCTTCTTATGGCGATACAAATCCCCAACAGTGTTCTCAATATTGAGTCGGGAGCATTTTCAGGCAACAAACTGACAGAAGTAATATTAGGAGAAAACACAAAGTATCACATGTATTCTTTTGATCCTGAAGTTACAGTAACCGGAGGACAACTTATCAATTAA
- a CDS encoding patatin-like phospholipase family protein — MKKTTILSLDGGGIRGIITCIILRYIEEQLQYYDKPTAKLGDYFDLVAGSSTGGLIASIILCPDETRKAKYSIQKGLELYAEKGGDIFQVSFWEKLVNPFGLLNEKIPQESLERNLNDFFGNLELKELIKPCLITSYDIENRRAKLFNSWKANLSTDNFYVKDICRATSAAPTYFSPVQIKSMYGQIFSLIDGGMFANNPALCAYAEARKIPFAEVLKNHQKANQPGVNDMIIVSIGTGIEARPYSFKRLQKSGKIGWVSPIIDILMSANAETVDYQLEQMFQTLGLRNQKNYYRLNPSLKNASPAMDNVRRSNIENLIQAGLSYIDDNRETLNQIVQKLIKNKI, encoded by the coding sequence ATGAAAAAGACAACCATTCTTTCTTTGGACGGGGGCGGAATACGAGGAATCATCACCTGTATTATTCTGCGCTACATAGAAGAACAGCTCCAGTATTATGATAAACCCACAGCAAAGCTTGGAGATTATTTTGATCTGGTGGCAGGCAGCAGTACCGGAGGTCTGATTGCTTCTATTATTCTATGTCCCGACGAAACCCGAAAAGCAAAATATTCTATTCAGAAAGGACTAGAATTATATGCGGAAAAGGGCGGCGATATCTTCCAGGTTTCCTTTTGGGAAAAACTGGTTAATCCATTCGGATTATTGAATGAAAAAATTCCACAGGAATCACTTGAAAGGAATTTAAATGACTTTTTTGGAAATTTAGAACTAAAAGAATTAATAAAACCATGTTTAATAACAAGTTATGATATTGAGAACAGAAGGGCAAAGCTTTTCAACTCATGGAAAGCCAACCTCAGCACAGATAACTTCTATGTAAAAGATATCTGTAGGGCGACTTCGGCTGCTCCTACCTATTTTAGTCCGGTGCAGATCAAATCTATGTATGGACAGATCTTCAGCCTGATTGATGGAGGGATGTTTGCCAATAATCCTGCCCTTTGTGCTTATGCAGAAGCAAGAAAAATTCCTTTTGCAGAGGTTTTAAAAAACCATCAGAAAGCCAACCAACCGGGTGTAAATGATATGATTATTGTTTCTATCGGAACAGGAATTGAAGCCAGACCTTATTCTTTTAAAAGGCTTCAAAAATCAGGAAAAATTGGCTGGGTAAGCCCGATTATTGATATTTTAATGTCTGCCAATGCAGAAACAGTAGATTATCAGCTGGAACAGATGTTTCAGACCCTTGGTTTGAGAAATCAGAAAAACTATTACCGTCTGAATCCTTCACTGAAAAACGCTTCTCCTGCAATGGATAACGTAAGAAGGTCTAATATTGAAAATCTGATACAGGCCGGGCTGAGTTATATTGATGACAACAGAGAAACTTTGAATCAGATTGTTCAAAAACTCATCAAAAACAAAATATAA
- a CDS encoding M15 family metallopeptidase: MDKVTLERIQKLHPMVRDEVKQIIQECDEALTGKAKIRITQGLRSFEEQEKLYAIGRITSGKKVTNAKAGQSIHNYGLAVDICLIIGGKTASWDTAKDWDNDKVADWYECVKIFARHGWDWGGNWKTFKDLPHFEKKNIPSKKGPVKTSWRTLLKMPRDKQNYVVF; this comes from the coding sequence ATGGACAAAGTAACCTTAGAACGAATTCAGAAGCTTCACCCAATGGTAAGAGATGAAGTAAAGCAGATTATACAAGAATGTGATGAAGCACTTACCGGAAAAGCCAAGATACGAATCACTCAGGGATTAAGATCTTTTGAAGAGCAGGAAAAGCTTTATGCGATCGGAAGAATTACCTCAGGAAAAAAAGTGACCAATGCTAAGGCAGGACAAAGCATCCACAATTATGGTCTGGCCGTAGATATCTGCCTGATAATTGGCGGAAAAACGGCAAGCTGGGATACGGCAAAAGACTGGGATAATGATAAAGTTGCTGATTGGTATGAGTGTGTGAAAATCTTTGCCCGCCATGGCTGGGACTGGGGTGGAAACTGGAAAACCTTCAAGGATCTTCCCCATTTCGAAAAAAAGAATATTCCCTCTAAAAAAGGTCCTGTAAAAACCAGCTGGAGAACGCTCTTGAAGATGCCTAGAGATAAGCAGAATTATGTTGTTTTTTAA
- a CDS encoding Na+/H+ antiporter, whose amino-acid sequence MHTILPFLLAMVAAIVLLNMWAARLKIAYPILLVVFGLFVSFIPGLPVVKINPDLIFFIFLPPLLFEAAWSISFKEMKRWWRIIGSFAFLVVFFTALAVAVTANYFIPGFTIALGFLLGGIVSPPDAVSTGAIMKFVKIPTTTSAILEGESLLNDASSLIIFRFALIAVGTGQFVWQEASLDFLWMIIGGAGIGLLLAWIFVQAHKRLPTEPSSDIALTLIEPYLMYWVAEQFHCSGVLAVVCGGLYMSAKRMIFLNSSSRIRGYSVWESFVFILNGIVFLIIGLELPEIVGGLRSEGIPLKIAIQYGVLITAILIAARIISAYAAMLATLIFRPSVAPRASSAKRRFLMPLMLGWTGMRGVVSLAAALAIPITLENGLPFPNRNLILFITFVVILLTLLVQGLTLPYIIKYGHVFDDFTDEEKDKQVREEIKHKLKQHIYHFLKSKHENELNSHAGLERMLKHWEEKIEVNDTEWMNEKTKDIFFEMLESQRQFLAELNKDVSIDESIIRHQLYQIDLEEERLKMI is encoded by the coding sequence ATGCATACCATCTTACCCTTTTTACTTGCTATGGTAGCGGCTATTGTATTACTCAATATGTGGGCTGCCAGATTAAAAATTGCTTATCCTATTTTACTTGTTGTATTTGGGCTTTTTGTTTCTTTTATACCCGGTTTGCCGGTTGTAAAGATCAATCCGGATCTTATATTTTTTATTTTTTTACCTCCTTTATTATTTGAAGCAGCATGGTCTATTTCTTTTAAAGAGATGAAAAGATGGTGGCGTATTATCGGGAGTTTTGCTTTTCTGGTTGTTTTTTTTACAGCATTGGCGGTAGCTGTAACAGCTAATTATTTTATTCCGGGATTTACTATTGCTTTAGGATTTCTGCTAGGTGGAATAGTATCTCCTCCTGATGCGGTAAGTACAGGTGCCATTATGAAATTTGTAAAAATACCAACTACTACATCCGCTATTCTGGAAGGAGAAAGCTTGCTGAATGATGCGTCCTCATTGATTATATTCCGTTTTGCTTTGATTGCTGTAGGAACCGGACAATTTGTATGGCAGGAAGCTTCCTTAGACTTTTTATGGATGATTATAGGAGGAGCGGGAATTGGTTTGCTGCTGGCCTGGATTTTTGTTCAGGCTCATAAACGTCTTCCTACAGAACCTTCATCTGATATTGCACTCACACTTATTGAACCTTATCTCATGTATTGGGTGGCCGAGCAGTTTCACTGTTCCGGAGTTTTAGCAGTTGTCTGTGGAGGTCTCTATATGTCAGCTAAAAGGATGATATTTTTAAACAGCAGCAGTCGTATAAGAGGATATAGTGTGTGGGAAAGTTTTGTATTTATCCTGAATGGTATTGTATTCTTAATTATAGGACTGGAGCTTCCCGAAATCGTGGGTGGATTACGGTCAGAAGGAATTCCTTTGAAAATTGCTATCCAATATGGCGTTTTGATAACAGCCATTCTGATTGCTGCCAGAATAATAAGTGCATACGCTGCAATGCTGGCCACTTTGATTTTTCGGCCAAGTGTGGCACCGCGGGCATCTTCTGCAAAAAGGCGGTTTCTGATGCCTCTTATGCTTGGATGGACAGGTATGAGAGGAGTTGTTTCATTAGCTGCTGCATTGGCAATTCCTATCACTCTTGAAAACGGACTTCCATTCCCCAACAGAAACCTTATCCTGTTTATTACTTTTGTTGTGATCTTGCTTACATTACTGGTACAGGGCCTTACACTGCCGTATATTATCAAATATGGGCATGTGTTTGATGACTTTACTGATGAAGAAAAAGATAAACAGGTCAGGGAAGAAATAAAACATAAGCTGAAGCAGCACATCTATCATTTTCTTAAAAGTAAGCATGAAAACGAACTGAACAGTCATGCCGGATTAGAACGGATGCTGAAACACTGGGAAGAAAAAATAGAGGTCAATGATACCGAATGGATGAATGAAAAAACAAAAGATATCTTTTTTGAGATGCTGGAAAGCCAGAGACAGTTTCTTGCAGAACTCAATAAAGATGTTTCTATTGATGAAAGTATTATTCGTCATCAGCTTTATCAGATTGATCTTGAAGAAGAGCGGTTAAAAATGATTTAA